The region CAGATAATAAAGGTTGTCCACCAGAAATAGGATCTACAATTGCCAGGCGCTCATGCGCCAAAATCGCTTTTTCATCACTATAAATTCCACTCCAGTCTGGGCCGCGATGTCTTAAACATTTAGCCATTTCTAATACTTGAGGTCTTAAGACTTCAGACCTCTCTTTTAAATCGAAAGCACAAACAATTCCACACACAGTATTAAGTTTTAAAGTTGAAACAAATATTGAATTAATATTTCATAAAAAAAGCTAATAAAGGATATTTGGTTACATATGAAAATTAAAAACTTTATATTAACTTCTTATTAAAAATTAAATTTAATAAGAATTACGATTTAATTTCAGCAGTAAAATTTTCAGGAAGCGTTAAATAGATTATTTCCAAAATTAAAGATCGCCGGGAAATAATCTCCATCATTTTTTCATAGTCAGCTTTCAATCAACTAAGAATCTCTCTAAAATTAAAATATTAGTCATCGCTTAATAGCCATATTTTGGGCTAATCTTAGAAAAATATATTATGAAATACGATCAAATAGACAGTAAATTATTTATAAAAAACCACAAAAACTTTATGGCGGGAATGAAACCTAACAGCCTTGCCGTTTTTAATGCTAATGATATATACCCGATTTTGCATAAACTTAACGGGAATTGAGCCAGCTTTTTAGTAATTTCAGGAGTTAGAATTTCAACACTAATTCATAAGTTTTCATGGCTTTTATAGACTACTACAAATTGCTGGAAATAGATAAATCTGCCAGCCAGGCCGATATCAAAAAAGCCTACCGCAAACTGGCCAGGAAATATCATCCAGATCTTAACCCTAACGACAAAGAAGCGCAGCTCAGGTTTCAGCAAATTAATGAAGCCAACGAGGTTTTAAGCGATCCTGAAAAACGAAAAAAATACGACCAATACGGAAAAGACTGGCAACACGCCGATGCTTACGAAGAAGCCAAAAAACAACAGCAAGCTTCTGGCGGTAGAGCTTATTCGGGCGGCGGATTTGGGGGTGGCCAAACTGGCTATTCTTATTCAGGAAATTTTGAGGACGATACTTTTTCAGACTTTTTTGAAGAGATGTTTGGAAGCGGTGCCAGGGCTCACGGCTCGGGCCGCGGGCGGCATTTTAAAGGCCAGGATTTTAATGCTGAACTTCAGCTAAACCTAAGCGATGTTTACACCAGTCACAAACAAACCCTTACGGTAAACGGAAAAAATATTCGACTTACTATTCCGGCGGGCGTTGAAAACGGGCAAACCATTAAAATAAAAAGTCACGGTGGGCCGGGCGTTCAGGGCGGGCCAAAGGGCGATCTTTTTATCACTTTTAATATTATAAACAACACAAAATTCAAAAGAGAAAAAGAAAACTTATTCAGTACGATAGACCTTGACTTTTACACTGCTTTACTCGGTGGAGAAATTACCGCAGAGACCTTTGGCGGGAAAGTAAAGTTAAAGGTGAAACCTGAAACCCAACCCGGAACCAAAGTGAAATTAAAAGGCAAAGGTTTTCCGAAATACAAAAAAGAAAACCAGTTTGGGGATTTAATTATCACTTATGATGTAAAAATGCCAACAAACTTAAACGCCCGGGAAAAAGAACTGTTTCAAGAACTTCAAAAATTACGCTCATGAATTTAGAAGATTTAATTCCCACCGATGAGATTTGCACCCGATATAAGATTGAACGAACTTTTGTAAGCTCACTTTACGAAAGCGGTTTAATTGAAATTGTAACCGTAGAAGAAACTGAATATGTGCATTGCGATGAGATTTCAGAATTTGAAAGATTAAGGCGGTTGCATTACGATCTGGATATTAATGTGGAAGGATTGGAAGCGATTCAGCACTTAATTGGGC is a window of Salegentibacter salegens DNA encoding:
- a CDS encoding DnaJ C-terminal domain-containing protein, translating into MAFIDYYKLLEIDKSASQADIKKAYRKLARKYHPDLNPNDKEAQLRFQQINEANEVLSDPEKRKKYDQYGKDWQHADAYEEAKKQQQASGGRAYSGGGFGGGQTGYSYSGNFEDDTFSDFFEEMFGSGARAHGSGRGRHFKGQDFNAELQLNLSDVYTSHKQTLTVNGKNIRLTIPAGVENGQTIKIKSHGGPGVQGGPKGDLFITFNIINNTKFKREKENLFSTIDLDFYTALLGGEITAETFGGKVKLKVKPETQPGTKVKLKGKGFPKYKKENQFGDLIITYDVKMPTNLNAREKELFQELQKLRS
- a CDS encoding chaperone modulator CbpM, coding for MNLEDLIPTDEICTRYKIERTFVSSLYESGLIEIVTVEETEYVHCDEISEFERLRRLHYDLDINVEGLEAIQHLIGQVKKLQKQNQKLKNRLGLYE